Genomic segment of Helicobacter sp. 12S02232-10:
GCTTTCTCATTGGCTTTTCGAAAAGCCGTGGCATCCTTTTGTGACTGCCATTTTAGTCGGTCTAATCGCCATTTTGGCGTGGCCTTTAAGCTATCAGAGCGGAAGAGAGTTTGGACTAGGTATCACAACCCCTTCAGCAAATTTAATAGGTTTTTTAGTAACAGGAAAAATTGATTATATCGATTGGGGCGTATTCCTAGTTTTGGGAATCTTTATCGGAAGTTTTATTGGCGCAAAAGGAGCGAACGAATTCAAATTCAGACTGCCAGACAAAAAAACTCTTGGTCTAAACCTTTTTGGAGGTCTTTTAATGGGATTTGGAGCCTCTTTGGCAGGAGGTTGCACAATTGGAAACGGACTTGTCAATACGGCTATCTTTTCTTATCAAGGCTGGGTGGCTGTTATATTTTTTCTCATCGGGGCTTGGGCGGCAACCTATCTAACGATCATTCGTCCCAATCAAAACGCCTTAATTAAATAAATTCAATTAACAAAGGAAAAATAATGACAAAAGTATTACGCACAAATGGACTAGTATGCCCCTTTCCTCTAGTAGAAGCAAAAAAAGCAATGCAAGAAGTGGGAATAAATGAAGAACTGATTATTTATTTCGACTGTACGCAAGCAACGCAGAGTATTCCTGAATGGGCTGCAGAAGAAGGATATGATGTTGGAGATTTCACTCAAATAGGCAATGCAGAATGGAAAATTTCGATCAAAAAAACCAAGTAAATCTCAAATCAAGCCGATAAGTTCTTTAGCTTTTTGATAAGTTTCCCTTGCTATAGGTCGAACTTTATCGGCTCCTTCAGCGAGTATTTTGGCAATGTAGCCTTTTTCGGCATTTAATCTCACATATTCTTGCCGAATTGGTCTGAGGGCTTCAATCACAACATCTGCAAGTGCGATTTTAAATTCTCCATACCCTTTGCCTTCAAAATCTTTTTCTATTTCATCCTTGCTTTGATGGGTAAAAATTTGATAAATACTCAATAAATTATACAAACCCGCACGATTTTCATCAAAAACAATAGCGGTTTGAGAATCGGTAGCAGCCTTTTTAATTTTTCTTAAAATTTCTTCAGGAGTATCCAATAAAAAAATAGCGTGGTTGGCTCCTTTGGCTGATTTACTCATTTTGGTATCAGGATCATCAAGTCCCATCACCCTCGCCCCGACTTTTGGAATCATAGGTTCAGGGATTTTAAAACATTCTCCAAAATCACGATTAAATTTAATCGCAACATTCCTTGCAAGCTCCAAATGTTGCTTTTGATCTTCCCCCACGGGTACCCCATCAGTCTGATAAAGCAAAATGTCTGCTGCCATCAAAGCAGGGTAATTAAAAAGTCCCACATTTACATTTTTGGAATTTTTTAAAGATTTGTCTTTGAATTGAGTCATTCGATTCATTTCACCCATTGAAATATTACAATCAAGTATCCAAGACAAAGCAGGATGCTCATCGATTTCACTCTGAATAAAAAGGTTTGATTTTTTAACATCTATCCCGCAAGCCAAAAGCATCCCTGCAAGCTCAAAAGTTTTTTCTCTAAGTTCTTGAGGATTTTGCGTTGTCGTGATGGCGTGAGAATTGACAACACAAAATATATTTTCATAATCATCTTGAGAATCAACCCAATTTTTAACTGCGCCCAAATAATTTCCCAAATGAATTTGCCCTGTTGGCTGGATACCTGAAAACACTCTTTTTTTACTCACTCTATGACCTTTTGCAAATCTAAATGTATTTTAATTTTGTATTATAGAGATAGTGAGCTTTCAACAGAATTAAATTATTATTTATTAAGCTTTAGGTTATTTTAATCAAGACTTCAATACAATTAAAAAAAAATTAAAACATACAAGGGACTAGAAACAATGATGACAAAAACTTATCTGATTGGCATTCTTATCGCCATAGGGATTTTGGCTGGTTGTGCTTCAAAAAATAAACAAGTCGGAAACGTAGAGGCTTATGGTCTAGACAACGCCCCCGATTGGGTTTTAAACAATAATCAAGGCTTGCTTAGTGCCACAGGAAGTGCGAAAATAAAAAACAATAACGTCGGCTTTGCAACAACACAAGCTACCAATACTGCCCGAGCTGAAATTGCAAGTCAAATAGCTGTACAAATAGAGAGCAAATATAAAGAGCTTGCTACAAGCACAGAAGACAGTCTATCGCAAGAAACCGTGCAAGCGATTCGCAATAGCGTCAATACAACACTCTCAGGTTCAAAAAGAGTCAAAACTTGGATAAGCAAAGATGGCACACTATGGGTTTTAGTAACAGTCGATCATCTGGATACCAAACTTTTACAAGAAAATCTAGCTAAAAGTAATGCATTAGACAAGGCTGCAGCAAAAGCACTTTCAGAAGCTGTAGATGAAATCATAGACGGACAAAAAACGACTAAATAAATCATTAAAGCCCTCTATTTATTTTGAAACACCTACTAACATCAAAATTTCATATTCGGCTTTTTCATACGGGACGCTTTCTTTAAAGCGTTTTGCTTCCGTATAATTCAATGCCCCACCTCCTAAAAGTCCCAAACCTTTCAAATGTTTTAAAAAATCTGAACGAGATTGAAATTTTTGTTCCAAATGCTCCACCCATATCTCCCCTTTGAAATATTTTTCTAAAATCGCCTTTAAGCTTTCCTTGCTCTTAAGAGGAGAGCAAGTACCCAAAAAAGAATGCAATGAATCTAAACTTTTATTTGTATAAATCCCAAATGCAACTTTGGAGCAAGATTTTGCAATGCGAGCCAGCATAGTTTCCAAATCTTTTGCCCACTGCAAAGATGAAGCCGCAATACCTACCTCATATTTTTGGAAAGAAAATTTTTCAAAATCTTCGCAGAAAAGCGAGATATTTTGAATGCATTCGATTTTTTTGGGATGATGGGCTAACATTTCCTCTGCCATATCCACGCCAATAAAATGATTCACCAAAATGCCTGATTTTTGAATTTGGAGCGCAAGATTCCCACTACCACAACCTATATCAATCAAAGAATCAATATTTTTCAAACCAAGCACATTCAAAAGTTTTGCAGCAACTAGAGTTTGAATCAAAGCATTTTCCTGATAAGTGCGTGCCGATTTAGAAAATGAATTTCGAATATTTTTATACATCTGCGAATTTTATATTTTACTCAATAAAATTTTGGTAAAATTTGAGGTTAAATATTTGAATTTTTGGAGAAATTAATGACTGGCACGCTTCTTGTGACGCAAATTATTTTGGCAATTTTAATCGTAATTGTTGTTTTACTACAGAAAAGCTCTAGTATTGGGCTTGGAGTCTATAGCGGGAGTAACGACTCTGTTTTTGGAGCCAAAGGACCAGCGGGTTTTATGGCTAAACTGACAATGTTTTTAGGGCTTTTGTTCCTAATCAATACAATCTCTTTGGGTTATGTCTATAATAAGGATCGCAACAAAAGTATCTTAGATGATACGCCACAAAAACCCTTAGTCCAACCTGCTCCTGTGCAGAATACTCTTGAGCCTGTCAAACCCATTGCTCCTCTAGCCCCGCTTATTCCCGAAAATAACCAAACAAAATAAAGGAGTAATGATGTTAAAAGATATTTACAATGAAACAAGAGAGCATATGGATAAAACCCTTCAATCTCTTCGTAGAGATTTCACCACGCTTAGAAGTGGCAAGGTCTCTATAACCATCTTAGATAACATCAAAGTCAATTATTATGATACCCCTACTCCACTCAATCAAGTGGGTTCTGTAATCGCTCAAGATGCAACCACTATCGTCATCACTCCTTGGGAAAAAAATCTATTAAAAGATATTGAAAGAGCGATTCAAGAAGCCAATATTGGGGTCAATCCAAATTCTGAGGGCGAATCCATAAAGTTATTTTTTCCACCAATGACTCAAGACCAAAGAAAAGAAATTGCCAAAGAAGCCAAAGGAATGGGCGAAAAGGCAAAAGTTGGTATTCGCAACATTAGACAGGATTCAAACAATCAAATCAAAAAACTCGAAAAAGATAAGACGATCACTGAAGATGAAACTAAAAAAGGACTTGATGAAATTCAAAAATATACTGATGAGTATGTCAAAAAGATTGATGAAATGACAAAAAGCAAAGAAGAAGAAGTGATGAAGGTTTAAATTTATCCAAATTCCAAAGCAGACTCTAAAGGAAAATGATGGCATTAGACATTAAAAAATACTATACAGACGCACAAGCATTGCTCAACGGGCATTTTCTTCTCAGTAGCGGGAATCATTCAGACCATTACCTTCAATCCGCCAAAGTGCTTGAAAATCCCAAGATAGGAGAAATTCTCGGACAAGCTCTTGCAAAACAAATAAAAGAAGCAGGACTACTCCCTGATTGCGTTTGTTCTCCAGCACTTGGAGGAATTCTAGCTGGTTACGAGCTTGCTAGAGCATTGGGAACAAGATTTATTTTTACCGAGCGCGTTGAAGGACAAATGTGTTTGCGTAGAGGTTTTGAAATAAAAAAGAATGAAAAAATCCTCATTTGTGAAGATATCATCACGACTGGAGGATCGGCATTAGAAGCAGCAAGATGTGTTGAATTTCAAGGTGGAAAAGTGATTGCCTATGCAGGTTTGGCAAATAGAGGCTTTTGTCAAAGAATAGGTTCAAATTTGGACAAAAAACCCGAATGCCGACTTCCTGATGATGTCCCTTTATTTGCTTTGGAGGATTTTATTTTCAATATGTATGATCCGAAAGATTGCCCATTGTGTAAAACAGGCAAAGATAAAGCCATTAAACCTGGAAGCAGAGGAAACTAGAGGTTTATTTGAAAAACAAACCTACAAAATGGCGAAAAATCAAAAGCCAAAAACAACATCCTCTTCATACGATTCCTAAAAAATCTTTTTTTTTCCAAACTCTTAAAGAAATTTATGCTTTTGCACGCATCAAAGCTTTCATTACAGATCTTTTTATGATTTATACCCCTATTCTTTATATTGTGACTTATCTCATTTTGGGAGGGGCAACTGAATTTCGCCATAACCAAAGCAGTATTTTTATTTGCGTTTCTCTTTATGGTATTATTTCTGCGCTTTTTATTTCTATCTCTTCCCAAACACCAGGCTTGCGTTATATGAATCTTATGGCAGTTCGGACAAAAGGCACTAAGATAGGCTTTTTAAGAGCTTTGATTCGTTTTTTTATCTGGCTAATTGGAGTAACTTTTTTAATCGGACTTTTCACGCCGTTTTTTCGTAAAGATAAAAAATGCCTCCACGATATTGTGTGCGACACTATCGTGATACAAAAAATTAAAAATTAATCAAATTTGGTTATCTCAGATTTAAAGTGCTATCATAAAACTTAATTCCGAATTTATTTATACTTAAAAAAAAATCGGCTACAATTTTCAACAAATACACAAAAGGGTATCACTATGGAACACCGACTCTTTACATTTGCAAGCTTGATCAATCCTGATCACGATTTTATCATCGGTTTTTATACCATCTTATGCGCACTTTTAGCCATCATTATGGGAAAAATCGCAACGAGCAAAATGCAAGTTATCCCATCAGGAATTCAAAATTTTTATGAAACAATGATTGAAGGAATGCTCTTTTTAGCAAAAGATGTGATTGGCGAAAAACTTGCTAGAAAATATTTTCCCTTGGCAGGAACCATTGCAATACTTGTATTTTTTTGCAATATGATCGGTATCATTCCAGGATTTGAAGCCCCCACATCAAGCTGGAGTTTCACTTTGGTACTAGCCTTAATCGTATTTTTTTACTACCATTATGAAGGGATCAAAGCTCAAGGCTTATTTCATTACATTGCCCATTTTATGGGTCCTGTAAAATGGCTTTCTCCTTTAATGTTCCCAATTGAAATCATTTCGCATTTTTCTAGAATCATCTCTTTGTCTTTTAGGCTTTTTGGAAATATCAAAGGCGATGATATGTTTTTGCTTGTTATGTTGATGCTTGTTCCTTGGATTGTTCCTATTGCACCTTTTACGATCCTTCTTTTTATGGGAATTTTACAGGCATTTGTCTTTATGATTTTGACTTATGTATATCTTGCTGGAGCTGTATTGGTAAAAGACCAAGATCAGTTCTAAACTATCATTAGTGAAAGAAAACGATGATTAAAATTTTAGAGTTTTTTACAGGGGTATTTTTTGGAATTGCTATTTTTGGAGGCATCTCGTGTTTCCTTATTTTAAGAGATTTTGATTCTTGGGTATCTTTTTTATTGTCTATAACTTTTTTTGGTATTTTTAGCTTTTTTGGAATCTTGTCCAAATCTTTGAGCATTCTTTTAAAGCACAATGATTCAAACCCTGTTTGAAAGCTATTTCATCACTTCTCCGCTTCTTTATCCAAATCATTCATATGAAATCTTTAAGCAAAATCTAAAAAATATTTTTCATCACCATTCAATCCAAAAAGCGTGTTTTAGAGACGATTCTAAAAATATCCCAATCGATTTAATTAAGATATTTTCTGAATATTGTCTTCAAAACAATATCGAAAGCTTCATCAATCTCGCTAAAACAAATCTAAGTTTTGAATATGCCCAAAAATATGGATTTCAAGGCGTTCATATCAAAGGCACTGAACTCAATTATGCAAAAATCCTTTCTGATAAAAAAATAAAAACTTTCTATAGTGCCCATCAGGATAAAGAAGTGTTCCAAGCCATAGAATATGGGGTTGATTTCGTTGTTATCAGTCCTATATTTCAAACACCAGGAAAACCAAAACCTTTAGGTTTAAAATACCTTGATAGATTTGATTCCAATACTAAAAAATACTTATTTGCACTCGGAGGCATTGTAAGCCAAAAAGAAGTCGATATCATCAAAACAAAAGGTTTGAGAGGATTTGCATCAATACGATATTTTTTAAACAATTAATCTAGCTATTCTGCTCATTTAGAGAGTGTATAAGAACTGCCCCATTTAGAAATGCACTCTAAAATATCTGCAAGCTCTTTGCCCTTATTTCCCAGACGATACTCCACGCGTGGGGGAATTTCTGTAAATACTTCACGATCGATAATTTTTGCCTCTTCGAGTTCTTTTAGTTTCATACAAAGGGTTTTTTGTGTCATATAAGGCTCAAAAAACTCTCGAAGTTCTTTAAATCGTTTTTCTCCATTCAAAAGTTTATATACGATATAAAGCTTCCATCGATCATTAAAAATCTTGCCAAAATAAGCGATAGCACAATAATCATCAATTTCGTATTTCTTACTTTGTTTCATCTGCTTATTATAGCATATTCTACTATACTACCCAAAGCCATCAAAATTCTATAACTTTATTTTATGAAAGTAAGTATATTTTAAGTTAATTTAGGTAATATATGAATACAAAAAAATATAAAGGACATTCGATGAAAACGCTTATTCTATTGACTCACCCCAATTTAAAGGAGTCCAAGATCAACAAAACGCTTACTCAAAGTATTCAAAACACTCCAAATATCACCTTGCACGATCTTTATGCGACCTACTCTGATGGAAAAATTAATGCCTCTAAAGAAATAGAATTGCTCAAGACCCACGATAAAATCGTGTTTGAATTCCCACTTTTTTGGTTCAGTAGTCCAAGTTTGCTTAAAGAATATGAAGATGTTGTTTTTAGTGGCGTGTTATATGGATCTGAACCCAAAATGCTACAAGGAAAAATCTTTCAAATCATCACTTCTGCTGGAAGCCCTGAAGAAAAATATCGCTCCGATGGAAGGAACCAAAAAAATCTTGAAGAAATCTTGCTTCCCTTCCAAATGTCAGCAAGTTATCTTGGAATGCAAACCAATCCAATATTTTGCGTCTATAACGCGATGAATATCACAGACGCTTCGCTCGCAGAAGCAAAAGAAGCTTACAAAAAACTGCTTTTATCTTGATTTAAGAAAACCTTAAATCCTGATACTCCGTGGGGATAAAATAATCCTCACATCGCATCAAAATATCATAAATCTCTGCCTGAAATCCTAACTCAAAAAGTTTATCAATGCCTTGCTTTTGCATATCATTCAAACTGATTGAATCATTATTGGCATAAAGATTCAAATAAGTATCCAATTCTTTTTCATTCACGCGAATCACGCCTCGTTCTAAAAGCATTTTTGAGAGAATTTTTTTATTTTTAACCGCCACCTCCACAGCTTTGGTAAGAGTAGATTCAATATCAATTGCTTGATTAAGAGAGATTGAGCGCCTAAGTGCCATTCCGCCCAAAGGCAAGGGAAGTTCTGCGCCACAAAATTCGTGCCATATATCCCAAATCTCTCTCTCCACCACAAGAGAAGAATCAAAATTTAAAATAGACTCGTGGATCAATACGCCCGCATCAACCTCTCCGTTTATAACGGCGCTTTCAATCTCAAGGAAATTTTTATAGACGATTTTTGCCTGTGGGTAAGCAAGACGAAAGATAATCGCATTTGTCGTATGTTGGCCACTCAAGGCAACTTTAAAATTTTTCTTTAAATGTGTGGTTTTCTTTTTGATGAGTTTGGGACCATAACCTTGCCCAAAACTCACCCCTGTGCGCAAAAGAGCAAAATTCTCTCTGATAAAAGGATATGCTCCAAAAGAGATCGCACTCACATCATAAGTCCCTTTTATGGCTGCAGCATTTAGAGTTTGTATGTCTAAAGCCACATTTTCAAACCTTTGCCCCAAAGAGCTGCCCACCCAACCAAACACAATCGCATAATACATAAACAAATCGTCCGCATCAGGGCTATGAGCCACACAAATCATACTCTCTCCTCAAAACAAATTTTTCTTCAATTATACTCAATCATTTTGTATCATTTTATTATATATGCAATTCATTAGGATTTATTTTGCTCTAAGCATTTTGCTTTATGGTTTAATTGTTATTATCTGATAGAGATTTTGCGCTGATAATTGCTTTCAAGTATTCTAAGCTTACAAAAATCAAGTTTTTTACAAAATCTCTATTTTTTTTAAATCTTTTTCTTTAGGAGGGGGCGGGTTCTACTTGCGAAGCATCGCCCACTCCCTTCCTAAGACCTACCCCCACCCACTGCACGCTTTTTAAATGCAAGATTCAGAGATCGTGTCTTAAAAAACACACGCTATACCCTTAAGCGTGGTGGCAAATATCGCTTATAGGCAAAATATTAAAAAACTAAAGGTTTTTTGGGGTAGCTTTTCCTTTCAGTAAATGCTCATTACCGCTAAGTTTGAACCATCTACGCAACGTGTCCCGATGTACGCCCAATTTTTGCGCAATTTTGCTATGGCTAATTCCTTTGTCATTCCAAATCAGTATCTTTTTTCCAGCTTCATAACAAGGGTGGCATTCGAATCTTGATTTTCTCCCTTTAGGTCGTCCCAACACTACACCTTCAGCTTTTTTCCTTGCTAAAGCCTCTTTTGTTCTTTGGGAGATGAGTTGGCGTTCAATTTCAGCTGATAGAGAAAAAGCAAAGGCAAGGACTTTTGAATTAATATTATCCCCTAATTCATAGTTTTCTTTGATGGAATAAATGGTGATTCCCTTTTCCATACACATATTTAGCAGACCCATCACAGAAAGCAAGCTTCTTCCAAGCCTAGAGAGTTCTGTCACAATAAGCTTATCCCCTTGCTTCAAAGAACGGATCAATACCCCAAGCTTTCTGTTGTCTAATGCAATTGTACCACTGATAGTCTCTTCTATAAAGCGATGTATTTCAAAGCCTTTGAGTTTAGCAAATTTTTCTAATTCAAATCTTTGATTTTGTGCGGTTTGTTTTTCTGTCGAAACTCTAATGTATGCATAAGTCATTATTTTCCTTTAATTTTTTTTGAAATATATATTTTATACGTCCGATTCTAAGAGGCAGAGATATCAAAAGATACTCTTATGAATGGGCAGGAAAGTGGGTAATCAATACCCATAACGGCTATAAAGAAGATGGTATTTCTGTGGCACCTGTTGATATTAATGACTATCCGTGTTTAAAAAAACATCTTGATGGTTTTTGGCAGGAGATTTCTAAAAGAACGGATAGGGGCGTTACGCCATATAACCTTAGGAATTGTGCTTATATGAGCGAATTTTATAGGCAGAAAATTGTTTATCCTTGCATAATGTCAAAGGAATCAAATTTCACCTATGACCAAAATATATTTTTTGCTCCAGCTCCAGCCAATATCATTACAGGAGATAAAAAGATTATAAAATATTTAATAAGTTTCTTGAACTCAAAACTCATTTATTTTGCTATGCGTCAATTTTATATGGGAGGGGGAATTGCAGGAGAATTAAAAACAAACAATTTGTTAAAAATCCCAATTCCTAAAATACAAGAATCACAGCAAGAAAAATTTATAAAAATCGTTGATGAAATTTTGGAAAACAAAGCACAAAGCAAATGTAGTGAGGCATTTGAAAAAACTTTGGATTCTATGATTTATAAACTTTATAATTTAAGCAATGAAGAAATTCAAATCATAGAGAATGATTTTCAATAAATGCTATTTCTTCGGCATTTAAACCATAAAGTTCATAGACCAAGCAATCAATTTTTGCTTCTAAATCTTGGATATTTGCCTTTAAGTCTTGTTTTTTGGAATCTAAAATTTTATCAACAATTTTTATAAAAACTTGTTGTTTAAAGTCTGCAACTGGCGGTATAACTAATTTTTCTAGGGCATGTTTATTATATTGAAATCCTTTTCCTCCTAAAATACATCCGCCACAAAATTCTTTAAAGTAAAAAGTTATTGCTTTTGAATTTAAAAATGCATTAATAAATTTCAAATCGATGTTATTACTGATGAGCATAAAAGATGTTTTATCTAAAAAAATACTTTGAGTATCATAGACAAAATAAACTCCATAAGAAGTTTCTGGATAAACAATTTTCTGCCTATAAAATTCGCTCCAATATGCTATGTTATCTTGTGTTTCAAACCATTGATTGGAAGTTTTTTTCCTGCAACCCTTTTCCCCGCTTTGCTTAATTTTTGGCATAAAATTTTTTAAATAGTTTTTTAAACTCAAATAGTCATCAATATTTAGTTTTAAAGATGGAAAAGTCGCAATTACCCACTTTTCTGCCCATTCATAAGAGTATCTTTTGATATCTCTGCCTCTTAGAATCGGACGTATAATCTGTTCGGTGCGTTCTTTCTCATTCAGCCAAATGATTTCTTTGTCATTTTTGTCTTCTTCACATTTTATAAAATGCTCGCCCTTCTTTTTGAAAGGAAGATTCGAATCTTGCGTATTATCACAAAGTGAGAGGATTTCTTCTCTTTTTGCCGTATCAATGATAAATGCTTCATTGTAACCGGTCAATATTCCACGATAAATCTTTATATCCCAGTCTTTAAGCGGTATGCCAATGCTTTCAATCTTTTTTTTGATGGAGAGGGTGAGCTTGTCTGAAAAGGTAAAAGTCGCCTCGCTTAAGGAGTCAATATTGAGATACTGCGCTTTGAGTGCAGAGATTTCTTCTGCATTTGCAGGCTTAGTCAGTAAATCCAAGTATTTAAAATCATAATCACAATGTTTATGTACCTTCTTAAAACTTACGATAGAAGTATCCACTGTGGCGCTGTCAAAAACCTTGACTTTTCCTAATTCGACATAACTTTCCAGTTTTGTTTTTTCAAGGATAAATTTTCTCAAACTTTTTCCATACCCTGCTCGCGTCCATTTATTGGAAGTGATGTAGCTGAGATGACCGCCCTCTTTTAGAACCCTATACCCTTGCTCATAAAAATACGTAAAAATATCGCTTGTCCCGCTATAGATTTCAAAATGAGCCTGCAAATGAGGCTTAAGCTCCTTGATGGACTCTTGGCGGATATAAGGGGGATTTCCAATCACAAGATCAAAACCTATATAATCGCCATTTTCATCAAGCACTTCAGGAAAAGCAAATCGCCATTCAAGGGTTTTAGTTTCAAAAAGTTCCCTGTATTGGCACATCAAATCTTGAAGTTTTTCAAGATCTTTATGGGAAGTGCCTTTATTTTGTCCTAATGGTGGAATAACAGCGGTTTTATGAAAGTCAAAATCTGTGATAAATTTTTGCAGTCTTTGCAGATCCTGTTCGCTCACCTTGCATTTTTCAGAAACACTAAATCCTTCATAGCCATATTTTTTAACATAACGTTTGAGCTCTTCTTTGAATGTAAATGCAATAGAATGTGCCTTTTTAAAAAGAGTGATGAGAAATTCTTGGCAATTCCTGATAACACGCTTGTGTTCTTCTTTGAGATCTTTATTTGTTTCATTTTTGTAATTTTGCACGGCTTGAACATATTCTTTAATTTTGGGGTTAAAATTATTAGTAAGGTCATTGATAATTTCCTTTTGATCCTGATCGCCAAAAACTGAGGTAATTTTATTAAATTCTTCTACCATCTTTTTACGCAAAGATTCTTTAGTCATATAAAGATTAATGTTTGAAACCAAAGAATTCCCGCATTTTATATTAATATCGATATTTGGCAGGGTTTGGAGATATTTATTTTTTATGTCGTGATAATAGCTGTATTTGAGCAGCTCTATCCAAAGTCGTAGTTTGGTAATCTCGCAAGAATTAGGGTTGATATCCACGCCAAAAAGGCATTCTTCTATCAAGACTTTTTTGGCATTAAAGATGGCTTTTTGAATGCGATGGGATTCTTTGTCTTCATAGACAGGCTGCTCATAGATGATGGGTTCGCCATCAGAATCAATGATGCAGATTTCATCATTGATGAGTTTGAGTCCTATGCCTTTTAGTTTGGCATAGTTTTCATCACAAAGTATGCCTAATTGATATTTGATAAGGATCAGATGATTGAGTGCAGATACCAAAAAATGCCCACTACCGACAGCAGGGTCGCAGATTTTTATAGAGTTAAAAATCTCGTTGGCTTCTTTGATATCATCAGTATTTGCTCCGATGTGATTACAGAGATCGGTAATACTTTCACATTGCCAAGACTTCATTGCATTGAATTTGTCAATCACGACTTTTTCAATCGCTTCTTTGCACATATAGTTTGTGATAAAACTCGGAGTATAAAAACTCCCCTCTTTATAGCCGTTGAGTTTTTCAAATACCAATCCTAAAACAGCGGCATTGATGAGCTTGTCAAAATTGGTTTTTGTATGGTTTTTGATGTCTTTTGGGGTTGTGGTAAAATCATAAGCCCGCAAAAAAGCAAAAAGATATTCTAAAAGTGGGAGAGAAGAAATATTTTTGTATTCAGGGTCTTTTTTTAAGATGGAATTTTTATGCAAGCTTAAATCTTGGGATTTTAAAAATTTGATTTGCTTGTTTGGATCTTCTTTTTTCTCATCTTTTTCTAATTCGGTTTTGTCAAAAAGACTTGAATTTAAATAAGGGATTGATTGGAATACTTGCGGGATATTTTTGCGTTCATCTTCTTTTTTTGCCAATACATCAAAAAACAATATGCTTAGCATTTCAAAATCAGGAATCTTTTGGATATCTAAAAACGGATTTGAAATATGTTTGAAAGATAAAAGCATTGATTCAAGCAATCGCAAAAATAAAATCCGATTATTCCACGTGGTGAGCAAAGAAAAGATATCTTCAAAATCTCTTTCTTTGTTTAGTCCTAAATTTTTTATGATTGAATCTGATAGAGAGCCTTGTATATCACTTGGAGTGATGATGATTTTGCCATCGGCAGTTTTTTCCTCCAGTCCCAGAATATGGAGCAATTCATTATAAAAATCTTTGTTGAGCAAGTTGGCATCAAAAAAAG
This window contains:
- a CDS encoding LPP20 family lipoprotein, coding for MMTKTYLIGILIAIGILAGCASKNKQVGNVEAYGLDNAPDWVLNNNQGLLSATGSAKIKNNNVGFATTQATNTARAEIASQIAVQIESKYKELATSTEDSLSQETVQAIRNSVNTTLSGSKRVKTWISKDGTLWVLVTVDHLDTKLLQENLAKSNALDKAAAKALSEAVDEIIDGQKTTK
- a CDS encoding methyltransferase domain-containing protein → MYKNIRNSFSKSARTYQENALIQTLVAAKLLNVLGLKNIDSLIDIGCGSGNLALQIQKSGILVNHFIGVDMAEEMLAHHPKKIECIQNISLFCEDFEKFSFQKYEVGIAASSLQWAKDLETMLARIAKSCSKVAFGIYTNKSLDSLHSFLGTCSPLKSKESLKAILEKYFKGEIWVEHLEQKFQSRSDFLKHLKGLGLLGGGALNYTEAKRFKESVPYEKAEYEILMLVGVSK
- a CDS encoding RDD family protein — translated: MKNKPTKWRKIKSQKQHPLHTIPKKSFFFQTLKEIYAFARIKAFITDLFMIYTPILYIVTYLILGGATEFRHNQSSIFICVSLYGIISALFISISSQTPGLRYMNLMAVRTKGTKIGFLRALIRFFIWLIGVTFLIGLFTPFFRKDKKCLHDIVCDTIVIQKIKN
- the trpS gene encoding tryptophan--tRNA ligase — translated: MSKKRVFSGIQPTGQIHLGNYLGAVKNWVDSQDDYENIFCVVNSHAITTTQNPQELREKTFELAGMLLACGIDVKKSNLFIQSEIDEHPALSWILDCNISMGEMNRMTQFKDKSLKNSKNVNVGLFNYPALMAADILLYQTDGVPVGEDQKQHLELARNVAIKFNRDFGECFKIPEPMIPKVGARVMGLDDPDTKMSKSAKGANHAIFLLDTPEEILRKIKKAATDSQTAIVFDENRAGLYNLLSIYQIFTHQSKDEIEKDFEGKGYGEFKIALADVVIEALRPIRQEYVRLNAEKGYIAKILAEGADKVRPIARETYQKAKELIGLI
- a CDS encoding sulfurtransferase TusA family protein — protein: MTKVLRTNGLVCPFPLVEAKKAMQEVGINEELIIYFDCTQATQSIPEWAAEEGYDVGDFTQIGNAEWKISIKKTK
- a CDS encoding F0F1 ATP synthase subunit A, whose amino-acid sequence is MEHRLFTFASLINPDHDFIIGFYTILCALLAIIMGKIATSKMQVIPSGIQNFYETMIEGMLFLAKDVIGEKLARKYFPLAGTIAILVFFCNMIGIIPGFEAPTSSWSFTLVLALIVFFYYHYEGIKAQGLFHYIAHFMGPVKWLSPLMFPIEIISHFSRIISLSFRLFGNIKGDDMFLLVMLMLVPWIVPIAPFTILLFMGILQAFVFMILTYVYLAGAVLVKDQDQF
- the frr gene encoding ribosome recycling factor gives rise to the protein MLKDIYNETREHMDKTLQSLRRDFTTLRSGKVSITILDNIKVNYYDTPTPLNQVGSVIAQDATTIVITPWEKNLLKDIERAIQEANIGVNPNSEGESIKLFFPPMTQDQRKEIAKEAKGMGEKAKVGIRNIRQDSNNQIKKLEKDKTITEDETKKGLDEIQKYTDEYVKKIDEMTKSKEEEVMKV
- the pyrE gene encoding orotate phosphoribosyltransferase → MALDIKKYYTDAQALLNGHFLLSSGNHSDHYLQSAKVLENPKIGEILGQALAKQIKEAGLLPDCVCSPALGGILAGYELARALGTRFIFTERVEGQMCLRRGFEIKKNEKILICEDIITTGGSALEAARCVEFQGGKVIAYAGLANRGFCQRIGSNLDKKPECRLPDDVPLFALEDFIFNMYDPKDCPLCKTGKDKAIKPGSRGN
- a CDS encoding thiamine phosphate synthase; the encoded protein is MIQTLFESYFITSPLLYPNHSYEIFKQNLKNIFHHHSIQKACFRDDSKNIPIDLIKIFSEYCLQNNIESFINLAKTNLSFEYAQKYGFQGVHIKGTELNYAKILSDKKIKTFYSAHQDKEVFQAIEYGVDFVVISPIFQTPGKPKPLGLKYLDRFDSNTKKYLFALGGIVSQKEVDIIKTKGLRGFASIRYFLNN